From Stenotrophomonas sp. SAU14A_NAIMI4_8:
CCCGAAGGGGTCTGCCCCAGCTGCTCGGCGGCGGCGCTGATCGAACCGCTGTCGATCACCGCCAGGAAGGCCTGCATTTCGTCGAGGGTGGTCTTCATGCCGCCATTATTGACCAGCAGGCAAGAGTGATTGGCGTGAAGACCGGTTTTTCAGCAAAGGTGGGCCGCGCACACTGCCCGCCTTCTCCTCCTCTGGACCCTGTCATGACCCGTGGCATTCCCCTGGCCCTGCTGGCGCTGACGCTCGGCGCGTTCGCCATCGGCACCACCGAATTCGTCATCGTCGGCCTCATTCCGACCATTGCCGCCGACCTGCAGGTCAGCCTGCCCTCGGCCGGCCTGCTGGTTTCCCTGTACGCGCTGGGCGTGGCCATCGGCGCGCCGGTGCTGACTGCGCTGACCGGGCGCGTACCGCGCAAGCAGCTGCTGGTGGCGCTGATGGTGCTGTTCACCCTGGGCAACGTGATTGCCTGGATGGCACCGGGCTACACCTCGCTGATCGCCGCGCGCATCCTCACCGGCCTGGCCCATGGCGTGTTCTTCTCCATCGGCTCGATCATCGCCACCGCGGTGGTGCCGAAGGAAAAGGCCGCCAGTGCCATCGCCATCATGTTCACCGGCCTGACCGTGGCGCTGGTGACCGGCGTGCCGCTGGGCACCTTCATCGGCCAGCACCTGGGCTGGCGTGCCACCTTCCTGGCCGTGGCCGCGCTGGGCGTGGTGGCCCTGCTGGGCGCACTGCTGTTCGTGCCGCGCACGGTGCCGCAGAGCGCGCCGGCCAGCTTCCGCCAGCAACTGGGCGTGCTGGCCCAGCCGCGCCTGCTGCTGGTCTATGCGATGACCGCGCTGGGCTACGGCGGCACCTTCCTGGCCTTCACCTACCTGGCGCCGATCCTGCAGGACGTGACCGGCTTTTCGGCCAATGCGGTCAGCCTGGTGCTGCTGGTGTACGGCGTGTCGGTGGCAATCGGCAACCTGTGGGGCGGCCGCCTGGCCGACCGGCTGGGCCCGGTGCCGGCGCTGAAGCGCATCTTCGCCCTGCTGGCCCTGGTGCTGTTCGTGCTCACTTTCACCGCCCACAACACCTGGTTGATGCTGCTGACCGTGCTGGCACTGGGTGCAGTCGCCTTCGGCAACGTGCCGGGCCTGCAGGTGTACGTGGTCAAGCAGGCGCAGCGCTATGCACCGCAGGCGACCGACGTGGCCTCGGGCCTGAACATCGCCGCGTTCAACATCGGCATCGCCCTGGGCGCCTCGCTGGGTGGCCTGGTGGTGGAGCACATCGGCCTGATGCACACGCCGTGGCTGGGTGCGCTGGTGGTCCTGGCCGCCTATGCACTGACCGCACTCAGCGGCCGCCTGGACCGCCGCGATGGCGTGGACCACCGCGCCGAAGGCATTGCCGCCGCCGCACACTGACCGGCCATGCAATGCACCGTTGCCGGCATGCATACGGCCGCTGACCTACCCTTCCTGTTCACTCCTTTCCCCCCGTTGGAGCTTCCCATGACTGTCCCCGCCTTTGGCCTTGGCACCTTCCGCCTGAAAGACCAGACCGTGATCGATTCGGTGCGCAACGCACTGGACGTCGGCTACCGCGCCGTGGATACCGCGCAGATCTATGACAACGAGGCCGAAGTCGGCCAGGCGATCGCCGAATCCGGCGTGCCGCGCGAGGAAATCTACCTGACCACCAAGGTGTGGATCAGCGAGTTCAAGCACGACGCGCTGCTGGCCAGCCTGCGCACCAGCCTGCAGAAGCTGCGCACCGACCATGTGGACCTGGCACTGATCCACTGGCCTTCGCCGAACGACAAGGTGGATGTGCCGATGGAGGAATACCTGCCGGCACTGGCCGAGGCCAAGGCGCAGGGCCTGACCCGCGAGATCGGCATTTCCAACTTCACCATCGCCCAGACCCGCAAGGCGATCGAGATCCTGGGCGCCGATGCCATCGCCACCAACCAGATCGAGATCCACCCATACCTGCAGAACCGCCTGCTGGTGAAGTTCCTGCAGGATAACGGCATCCGCATTACCGCCTACATGAGCCTGGCCTATGGCGAAGTGTTGAAGGACCCGGTGATCCAGGCCATTGCCGGCCGCCACCAGGCCACCCCGGCCCAGGTTGCGCTGGCCTGGGCGCTGCAGCAGGGCTTTGCGGTCATTCCCTCGTCCACCAAGCGCGAGAACCTGGCCGGCAACCTGGAAGCCGCCGCGATCCGCCTGACCGACGATGACATGGCGCAGATCGCCAAGCTGGACCGCGGCCATCGCCTGGCCAACCCCGAAGGCATTGCACCGGCCTGGGATTGATCCCGACTGCGGTTGGAGACCGGAACCGGTAGGTGCCGACCTTGGTCGGCACTGGCCGTTGGTCGGTCGATGAAACTGCGTGCCGACCAAGGTCGGCACCTACCAGAAGCGGGGTTCAGCCCCTGCTCTGCAACAGCCAGCCGCGCATTGCCGCACTGGATTGATCCCGACTGCGGTCAGGGACTGGAATTGGTAGGTGCCGACCTTGGTCGGCACTGGCCGTTGGTCGGTCGATGAAACTGCGTGCCGACCAAGGTCGGCACCTACCTGAAGCGGTGCACCGTGGGCGATACAAAGCGCGCTTATGTCGCCAGGACCTCCGGCGAGGTGATAATTGGCCGGTCCGCCCAAGGGCCAGACGCAACTGGAAAAAAGCGGAGAACGCTTTCCA
This genomic window contains:
- a CDS encoding MFS transporter, which encodes MTRGIPLALLALTLGAFAIGTTEFVIVGLIPTIAADLQVSLPSAGLLVSLYALGVAIGAPVLTALTGRVPRKQLLVALMVLFTLGNVIAWMAPGYTSLIAARILTGLAHGVFFSIGSIIATAVVPKEKAASAIAIMFTGLTVALVTGVPLGTFIGQHLGWRATFLAVAALGVVALLGALLFVPRTVPQSAPASFRQQLGVLAQPRLLLVYAMTALGYGGTFLAFTYLAPILQDVTGFSANAVSLVLLVYGVSVAIGNLWGGRLADRLGPVPALKRIFALLALVLFVLTFTAHNTWLMLLTVLALGAVAFGNVPGLQVYVVKQAQRYAPQATDVASGLNIAAFNIGIALGASLGGLVVEHIGLMHTPWLGALVVLAAYALTALSGRLDRRDGVDHRAEGIAAAAH
- the dkgB gene encoding 2,5-didehydrogluconate reductase DkgB; translation: MTVPAFGLGTFRLKDQTVIDSVRNALDVGYRAVDTAQIYDNEAEVGQAIAESGVPREEIYLTTKVWISEFKHDALLASLRTSLQKLRTDHVDLALIHWPSPNDKVDVPMEEYLPALAEAKAQGLTREIGISNFTIAQTRKAIEILGADAIATNQIEIHPYLQNRLLVKFLQDNGIRITAYMSLAYGEVLKDPVIQAIAGRHQATPAQVALAWALQQGFAVIPSSTKRENLAGNLEAAAIRLTDDDMAQIAKLDRGHRLANPEGIAPAWD